A single region of the Pseudomonas granadensis genome encodes:
- a CDS encoding fumarylacetoacetate hydrolase family protein → MSYQHQYVDGTRIHFPIGKVVCIGRNYAEHAKELDNPVPTEPLLFIKPGSCVVPLEGGFSIPTERGSVHYEAEIAVLIGKPLSTRPSREEVLDAISGFAPALDLTLRDKQAELKAKGLPWEIAKSFDGAAVLAPFVVGSTFPDLTDIGIRLTINDEVRQDGNSSAMLNPIVPMIQHMAGCFSLQAGDVILTGTPVGVGPLNVGDDIVLELVGASRFESSVR, encoded by the coding sequence ATGAGTTATCAGCACCAGTATGTCGACGGCACGCGCATCCACTTCCCGATCGGGAAAGTCGTGTGCATTGGCCGTAATTACGCCGAGCACGCGAAGGAGCTGGACAACCCGGTCCCGACCGAGCCGCTGCTGTTCATCAAGCCGGGCAGTTGCGTGGTGCCGCTGGAAGGCGGTTTCAGCATTCCCACCGAGCGCGGTTCGGTGCACTACGAAGCGGAAATCGCCGTGCTGATCGGCAAGCCGCTGTCGACCAGACCGAGCCGTGAAGAAGTGCTCGATGCGATCTCCGGTTTTGCCCCGGCGCTGGACCTGACCCTGCGCGACAAGCAGGCGGAGCTCAAAGCCAAGGGCCTGCCGTGGGAGATTGCCAAGTCGTTTGACGGCGCAGCGGTACTGGCGCCGTTTGTGGTCGGCAGCACATTCCCTGACCTGACTGATATCGGCATTCGCCTGACCATCAACGACGAAGTGCGCCAGGACGGCAACAGCAGCGCCATGCTCAACCCGATCGTGCCGATGATCCAGCACATGGCCGGCTGCTTCTCGCTGCAGGCCGGTGACGTGATTCTCACCGGCACGCCAGTGGGCGTCGGCCCGCTGAA